ATCGGCGCCGGATGAAGCCCGGATACTCAATTCAGACGTTCCCGGTATTTTAGCGCGAGCCGCCCGGGAGCATGGCTCACTCCTGGTTCATCTGAGCACGGATTTTGTCTTTGACGGACACCTGGGCCGGCCCTATCGCGAGGACGATGCGCCGAATCCCCTTTCCGTTTATGGCCGAACCAAACTGGCCGGCGAGGAAGCGGTTCGGTCCGAGGGTGGAGAGTGGCTCATCCTCCGTGCGGCCTGGGTTTTTGGCCATCGAGGCCGTGACTTTGTCCGAACAATGATCAAACTGGCTCGGGGAAACACGGAAATAAAGGTCGTAAACGACCAAACAGGTTCACCGACCTACAGCCTGGACTTCAGCAAAGGTCTGGTGAAATTGTTCGAGGCCGGGGCCCGCGGAACGGTCCACCTTGTCAATTCAGGCCAGACAACCTGGTTTAATCTGGCCCGCCAGGCCCTGGACCAGGCCGGGTTTGAGAAAAA
The Deltaproteobacteria bacterium genome window above contains:
- the rfbD gene encoding dTDP-4-dehydrorhamnose reductase, translating into MNTINSILILGAQGLIGSALMEVLANRNPLGFDLPECDVTRPDQVRRVLDKFSPQVVINATGYTNVDGCESAPDEARILNSDVPGILARAAREHGSLLVHLSTDFVFDGHLGRPYREDDAPNPLSVYGRTKLAGEEAVRSEGGEWLILRAAWVFGHRGRDFVRTMIKLARGNTEIKVVNDQTGSPTYSLDFSKGLVKLFEAGARGTVHLVNSGQTTWFNLARQALDQAGFEKKTIQPVTTLELARPAPRPSYSVLDTTRFQELTGDILRSWKEALSAALEREGLLG